In Aegilops tauschii subsp. strangulata cultivar AL8/78 chromosome 3, Aet v6.0, whole genome shotgun sequence, one genomic interval encodes:
- the LOC109771106 gene encoding uncharacterized protein isoform X2: MAKNHGAAGLLIASLLVAVTLADARVAVQVRRDLNEDHVVPASDAKAAAALTCSKVQGLKAGETCFSVALLGGLTLESFLVFNPNIDCGKTFVGQWVCLHASTA; this comes from the exons ATGGCGAAGAACCACGGTGCCGCCGGTCTCCTGATCGCGTCCCTTCTCGTCGCGGTCACCCTCGCCGACGCCAGGGTCGCCGTGCAGGTGCGCCGCGACCTGAACGAAG ATCACGTGGTGCCGGCGAGCGAcgcgaaggcggcggcggcgctgacgTGCAGCAAGGTGCAGGGGCTGAAGGCGGGCGAGACGTGCTTCTCCGTCGCGCTGCTCGGAGGACTGACCCTCGAGTCGTTCCTCGTCTTCAACCCCAACATCGACTGCGGCAAGACCTTCGTCGGCCAGTGGGTCTGCCTCCACGCTTCCACTGCTTGA
- the LOC109771106 gene encoding uncharacterized protein isoform X1, with product MAKNHGAAGLLIASLLVAVTLADARVAVQVRRDLNEADHVVPASDAKAAAALTCSKVQGLKAGETCFSVALLGGLTLESFLVFNPNIDCGKTFVGQWVCLHASTA from the exons ATGGCGAAGAACCACGGTGCCGCCGGTCTCCTGATCGCGTCCCTTCTCGTCGCGGTCACCCTCGCCGACGCCAGGGTCGCCGTGCAGGTGCGCCGCGACCTGAACGAAG CAGATCACGTGGTGCCGGCGAGCGAcgcgaaggcggcggcggcgctgacgTGCAGCAAGGTGCAGGGGCTGAAGGCGGGCGAGACGTGCTTCTCCGTCGCGCTGCTCGGAGGACTGACCCTCGAGTCGTTCCTCGTCTTCAACCCCAACATCGACTGCGGCAAGACCTTCGTCGGCCAGTGGGTCTGCCTCCACGCTTCCACTGCTTGA